TATGCCTTCTTTACTTCGAATAGAGCTCAATTCCCCTCCGAATGTCTTAAATTGTAGTTCTAGATCATCATTTTTTAATGCAATCACCATGGGCGACACCTCTTTGTAATTAGTATAGTTATTATATTCATTATAAACTTTTAGAAGAGATTGTCAATTTTTATTTTTCTAGTCAAAAATTTTAAAAAAATAAGAAAAAATTCTTGACAAGGCTTAGAAATAATTGTAGACTTAATATGTTAACAGAAATATTCCATTTTAGGAATTCATTCTTTCTGTTGTCTGACTTTTTTGGATGCTCCTTATCATGATACATTTTTCTAAAAGAGTCAGTTATCATTTAGGTCTCCTTATAAATATACAAGGGTTAACAGCTGGTTAACCCTTGTATTTTTGATTTTCATATAAAAAACGGCCTATTGCTAGACCGTCCTTGAGACTTATTTATCCCCTTTATTGCGGATGACAAATCCATTTTTCTTTTCATTGGAAGTACGATGAGGACGTTTGTTGCCTTTACCTTCAAAGTCTCGGCTATTTTTATTGGACTTGCGTTTGAAATCACGGCGTCCACCTTCACGGTCATCTCTACGATTTCGGTCACGGCGTTGGTCACCACGACGGCCATTTCCACGGCCACCTTTGCCTTTTCCACCAAAGCCACCACCGGATGGTTTAAATGGCAATGGTTTTTCACGCGCAATTTCAACTTCTGGAAGACTGTCTGGATCTTGAACGGTCAAGCTCAAAATATACATAGCCAATTCTTCAGGAGTGAATTCTGCAGCCAATTTGCGAGCATCCTTGCCAAACTTCTCAAAGTTGGTCCGGATTTTTTCATCTTCAAAGTCTCGCTCAATTTTCTTCAGCGCTACTTGTTTTTTCGCTTGGAAGGCTTCTTCTGCTGTTGCAGGTTTCATTCCCTTCATCCGCTTTTTGGTCAAGTTCTCAATGATTTGCAAATAGCCCATTTCATTTGGCGATACAAAGGTAATGGATTGCCCTGTTTTCCCAGCACGACCTGTCCGTCCGATCCGGTGAACATAGCTTTCTGGATCTTGTGGAATATCGTAGTTGTAGACATGGGTAACACCTGAAATATCCAAGCCACGTGCCGCAACGTCTGTTGCTACCAAGACGTCCAAGTTCCCATTTTTAAAGTCACGAAGCACTCGGAGGCGTTTGTTTTGATCCAAATCTCCGTGAATTCCTTCTGTCCGGAAGCCACGAATCTTGAGGCCACGAATCAATTCATCGACCCGGCGTTTGGTACGACCAAAGACGATAGCAAGTTCAGGCTGCTCGACATCCATCAATCGAGTCATGGTATCAAATTTTTCGCCTTCTTTGACGCGAATATAGTATTGATCGACCAAGTCAGTTGTCAATTCTTTGGCCGCAATCTTAACGTGTTCTGGCTCTTTCATAAACTGAACACCGATGCGTTTGATAGCTTCTGGCATCGTTGCTGAAAAGAGCAAGGTTTGGCGTGTTTCTGGAACACGGCTAATGATGGCTTCGATATCTTCCAAGAAGCCCATATTGAGCATTTCATCTGCTTCATCCAGGATCAAGGTTTCAATATGATCGAGTTTCAAGGCCTTGCGCTTGATCAAATCTAGCAAACGTCCAGGTGTTCCCACAACGATGTGAGCGCCTGACTTCAAAGCTTTAATTTGCTTTTCAATGCTTGATCCACCGTAGACAGAGC
The DNA window shown above is from Streptococcus sp. S1 and carries:
- a CDS encoding DEAD/DEAH box helicase: MKFNEFNLSAALLAEIEKAGFVEASPIQEQTIPLALEGKDVIGQAQTGTGKTAAFGLPTLEKIDVDNTVIQALVIAPTRELAVQSQEELFRFGRSKGVKVRSVYGGSSIEKQIKALKSGAHIVVGTPGRLLDLIKRKALKLDHIETLILDEADEMLNMGFLEDIEAIISRVPETRQTLLFSATMPEAIKRIGVQFMKEPEHVKIAAKELTTDLVDQYYIRVKEGEKFDTMTRLMDVEQPELAIVFGRTKRRVDELIRGLKIRGFRTEGIHGDLDQNKRLRVLRDFKNGNLDVLVATDVAARGLDISGVTHVYNYDIPQDPESYVHRIGRTGRAGKTGQSITFVSPNEMGYLQIIENLTKKRMKGMKPATAEEAFQAKKQVALKKIERDFEDEKIRTNFEKFGKDARKLAAEFTPEELAMYILSLTVQDPDSLPEVEIAREKPLPFKPSGGGFGGKGKGGRGNGRRGDQRRDRNRRDDREGGRRDFKRKSNKNSRDFEGKGNKRPHRTSNEKKNGFVIRNKGDK